The following coding sequences are from one Legionellales bacterium window:
- a CDS encoding transporter: MKNTLRLQLIKAGILSLLAGISLSTFASGFQLLEESAAGTGDYQSGGAALANDASTGFYNPAGLVRLKHQELNLGVAGIITDIQFTGQASTNLGYSATGTAQAGNANAIPNFHYAAPLSDRVGFGFDVTVPFGLETAWKEDSIVRYSNTLTSVKTVDISPSLGFALTKQLSVGAGWDAQYMNVQFNQVAGVGPTNVVDTTSRNKGKNWGNGWHAGVLYQFTPQTRMGISYRSKVVHHLKGTSYFWGLLALNVPPVDQFNSNTLTADITLPATTTISFYHDMNDRWAILGSAYYTQWDVIKRLVLVNVAGLDQNFNLNTLTAGVDAYYRNTWNFSLGTHYKLTDKITAKLGVGYDKAPIKTLYRNLRLPDSNRIAVAVGAHFQPSEALGIDVGWTHLFLQNAPVNNQASVGPSTTTVIGNVKSHADVLGAELSWKFL, encoded by the coding sequence ATGAAAAACACATTGCGTTTGCAATTGATCAAAGCGGGGATACTAAGCTTACTAGCGGGAATATCCTTGAGCACGTTTGCGTCGGGCTTTCAATTACTCGAAGAATCGGCTGCTGGCACGGGGGATTATCAATCAGGTGGTGCGGCACTTGCCAATGATGCCAGTACCGGATTTTATAATCCCGCGGGTTTAGTTCGACTCAAACATCAAGAATTGAATTTAGGCGTAGCAGGAATTATTACCGACATTCAATTTACCGGCCAAGCCAGCACCAATTTGGGTTATTCGGCAACCGGTACGGCGCAAGCGGGTAATGCCAATGCGATCCCCAATTTTCATTATGCCGCTCCTTTAAGCGATCGCGTGGGCTTTGGTTTTGACGTGACAGTGCCATTTGGTTTAGAAACCGCGTGGAAAGAAGATTCGATTGTGCGTTATTCAAATACTTTAACTTCGGTTAAAACAGTCGATATTAGCCCCTCACTTGGCTTTGCGCTCACGAAGCAATTATCCGTAGGTGCCGGTTGGGACGCGCAATACATGAATGTGCAATTTAACCAAGTCGCCGGCGTTGGCCCCACGAATGTGGTCGATACCACCAGTCGTAACAAAGGAAAAAATTGGGGGAATGGGTGGCATGCGGGTGTCTTATACCAGTTTACACCGCAAACTCGTATGGGTATTTCCTACCGTTCAAAAGTGGTGCACCACTTAAAAGGCACGAGTTATTTTTGGGGACTCTTGGCGTTAAATGTTCCTCCTGTTGATCAATTTAATAGTAATACCTTAACAGCAGATATCACCTTGCCAGCGACAACCACGATCAGTTTTTACCACGACATGAATGATCGTTGGGCGATTTTAGGCAGCGCCTATTACACGCAATGGGATGTCATTAAACGCTTAGTATTAGTAAATGTCGCAGGATTAGATCAAAACTTTAATCTCAATACACTGACTGCGGGTGTAGATGCTTATTATCGTAACACCTGGAATTTTTCATTAGGCACGCACTATAAATTAACCGATAAAATTACTGCAAAATTGGGCGTGGGTTATGACAAAGCACCGATTAAAACCCTTTATCGTAATTTACGTCTTCCCGACTCCAATCGGATTGCGGTGGCGGTGGGTGCTCACTTTCAACCAAGCGAAGCGCTGGGTATCGATGTCGGCTGGACGCATTTATTTTTACAAAATGCGCCAGTGAATAATCAAGCATCGGTCGGCCCTTCAACTACGACGGTTATCGGTAATGTGAAATCTCATGCCGATGTTTTAGGAGCTGAATTAAGTTGGAAGTTTTTGTAA
- a CDS encoding acetyl-CoA C-acyltransferase has protein sequence MTKLIQDAYIATALRTPVGKARGVFQHVRPDDLAAHVIAKVMEKNPQIPKEKVDDVILGCAMPEAEQGMNVARIALLLAGLPDTVPGMTVNRFCCSGIQTVALAAERIMLGHADVIIAGGTESMTMVPMGGNKFGANPNFFTNQGEHENIAYGMGLTAELVAEKYHVSREEQDAFALESHRRALKAIEMGEFKDEIAPIMVRENFADLETGEIIAKQREITLDEGPRAGSTMEQLAKLKTVFKANGTVTAGNTSQMSDGAGALLVVSEQALKDYDLTPLARFITFNVAGVPPQYMGIGPIAAIPKALKAANLSLDDIDWIELNEAFAAQTLAVMKEVKLDPAKTNPLGGAISWGHPLGATGAIRSATLLHGLRRHQLKYGLVTMCIGTGMGAAGIYEAL, from the coding sequence ATGACAAAACTAATTCAAGACGCTTATATTGCAACTGCACTGCGCACACCCGTGGGCAAAGCGCGAGGTGTTTTTCAACACGTGCGCCCTGATGATTTAGCCGCTCACGTCATTGCCAAAGTTATGGAAAAAAATCCGCAAATTCCCAAAGAAAAAGTGGATGATGTGATTTTAGGTTGTGCTATGCCAGAAGCCGAACAAGGCATGAATGTGGCGCGAATTGCTTTACTCTTAGCCGGACTCCCCGATACCGTTCCTGGCATGACTGTCAATCGCTTTTGCTGTTCTGGAATTCAAACCGTGGCACTCGCAGCGGAACGGATCATGCTAGGGCACGCCGATGTGATCATCGCTGGTGGCACCGAAAGCATGACCATGGTCCCTATGGGCGGCAATAAATTTGGTGCGAATCCTAATTTTTTTACTAACCAAGGTGAACATGAAAACATCGCTTATGGCATGGGTTTAACCGCCGAATTGGTCGCCGAAAAATATCACGTCTCACGTGAAGAACAAGATGCCTTTGCCCTAGAAAGTCATCGTCGCGCTTTAAAAGCCATTGAAATGGGCGAATTTAAAGATGAAATCGCGCCGATTATGGTGCGTGAAAATTTCGCCGATTTAGAAACCGGCGAAATTATTGCTAAACAGCGCGAAATCACCCTCGACGAAGGACCTCGTGCGGGTTCCACCATGGAACAATTAGCCAAATTAAAAACGGTATTTAAAGCCAATGGCACAGTCACCGCCGGCAATACCTCGCAAATGAGTGATGGTGCAGGGGCATTATTAGTGGTGAGCGAACAAGCGCTAAAAGATTATGATTTAACGCCGCTTGCACGCTTTATCACCTTTAACGTCGCCGGTGTGCCACCGCAATATATGGGCATTGGTCCGATTGCTGCGATTCCTAAAGCCTTAAAAGCCGCAAATTTAAGCTTAGATGACATCGACTGGATCGAATTAAACGAAGCTTTTGCCGCTCAAACGTTAGCGGTGATGAAAGAAGTGAAATTAGATCCGGCTAAAACCAATCCATTAGGTGGTGCGATTTCTTGGGGACATCCTTTAGGGGCCACCGGCGCTATTCGCTCGGCAACCTTACTACATGGTTTAAGACGTCATCAATTAAAATATGGCTTGGTCACCATGTGTATTGGCACGGGCATGGGGGCTGCTGGAATTTACGAAGCGTTATAA
- a CDS encoding 3-hydroxyacyl-CoA dehydrogenase/enoyl-CoA hydratase family protein, whose translation MTGTIAVRKAAVLGAGVMGAQIAALLTNANVETILFDLADEKNADVSHIAKSAIKRLTQLKPAPLAETAKAQYLIPANYKTDLALLKDCDLIIEAIAERMDWKVELYEHIADYLHDNAIIASNTSGLNINQLSDALPKKLRSRFCGIHFFNPPRYMKLVEITPSAKTDPTMLPNLETFLVTTLGKGVIYAKDTPNFIANRIGVFSFLATLHHAEQFNIPFEVVDELTGTKIGRAKSATYRTLDVVGLDVMAHVVKTMFDQLPDDPWHRYFQLPDWLMQLIEKGALGQKAGAGIYRKQGKVIQVFNPKTQDYQAAQATVDAGVLELLKIKQPAERFAKLRQSSHPQAQFLWAIFRDLFHYTAYHLTDIAENVRDVDLAIRWGFGWKQGPFEIWQSAGFQEIFQAIEQNIQQEKAMAVVSLPEWVNRNEVYSAVGAFSPKHNQFQSRSDLPVYQRQYFPEPVLNEVFNEGHTIFENEGLRLWHFADHNIAIASFKTKMNTVSMAVLDGLQEAIRIAEQDFAGLVLWQRQGEHFSAGADLSGAVSAMQAGRFNDVEQLVAKFQETSMMLRYSRIPTVAAVRGYVFGGGCELTMHCDHAVAAFESYIGLVEAGVGLLPAGGGCKEFALRAHHLATRYGDEPFHYLQHYFKNIAMAEVAGSAIEAKTKFYLREQDTIVMNSDEILFVAIQQAQALAAAGYRPPLPTRIQVAGKAGIATLHMLLVNYREGGFISDHDFHIGLNIANVMCGGDIEANSLVDEAWLLRLERELFVALAQTEKTQARIAHMLQTGKPLRN comes from the coding sequence ATGACAGGAACGATTGCCGTGCGCAAAGCGGCTGTGTTGGGTGCAGGGGTGATGGGAGCGCAAATTGCAGCACTGTTAACCAATGCGAATGTCGAAACCATTTTATTTGATTTGGCCGATGAAAAAAATGCCGACGTATCACACATCGCCAAATCCGCGATTAAACGCTTAACCCAATTAAAGCCAGCACCACTGGCGGAAACGGCCAAAGCTCAGTATTTGATTCCTGCAAATTATAAAACCGATTTAGCCTTATTAAAGGATTGCGATTTAATCATCGAGGCAATCGCTGAGCGCATGGATTGGAAAGTCGAGTTATACGAGCATATCGCCGATTATCTTCATGACAACGCGATTATTGCCAGCAACACGTCTGGTTTAAACATCAATCAATTATCTGATGCGCTACCGAAAAAATTACGTTCGCGTTTTTGTGGTATTCATTTTTTTAATCCACCGCGTTATATGAAACTGGTCGAAATCACCCCTTCGGCAAAAACCGATCCCACAATGTTACCGAACTTAGAAACTTTTTTAGTGACGACTCTTGGTAAAGGAGTTATTTACGCCAAAGACACGCCAAATTTTATTGCTAACCGCATTGGGGTTTTTTCTTTTTTAGCCACTTTGCATCATGCGGAGCAATTCAATATTCCGTTTGAAGTCGTGGATGAATTAACCGGCACGAAAATTGGTCGCGCTAAAAGTGCCACCTATCGCACCTTAGATGTGGTGGGCTTAGATGTCATGGCGCATGTGGTTAAAACCATGTTTGATCAGTTGCCAGATGATCCTTGGCATCGTTATTTTCAATTACCCGACTGGCTCATGCAGCTAATCGAAAAAGGCGCGTTAGGTCAAAAAGCCGGTGCAGGGATTTATCGTAAACAAGGAAAAGTCATTCAAGTTTTTAATCCTAAAACTCAGGACTATCAAGCCGCACAAGCGACGGTAGATGCGGGTGTTTTAGAACTGTTAAAAATCAAACAACCTGCGGAACGCTTCGCTAAATTGCGTCAAAGCTCTCATCCACAAGCTCAATTTTTATGGGCTATTTTCCGCGATTTATTTCATTACACGGCGTATCATTTAACCGATATCGCAGAAAATGTTCGCGATGTCGATTTAGCGATCCGTTGGGGATTTGGCTGGAAACAAGGTCCATTTGAAATTTGGCAATCCGCCGGATTTCAAGAAATTTTTCAAGCCATTGAACAGAATATTCAGCAAGAAAAAGCTATGGCTGTAGTGAGTTTACCCGAGTGGGTTAATCGCAATGAAGTTTATAGTGCTGTGGGTGCATTTTCACCTAAGCACAATCAATTTCAATCACGTTCGGATCTGCCGGTGTATCAACGCCAATATTTTCCCGAGCCAGTACTCAATGAGGTGTTTAACGAAGGCCACACGATTTTTGAAAATGAAGGTTTGCGTCTATGGCATTTTGCCGATCACAACATTGCAATTGCAAGCTTCAAAACCAAAATGAATACTGTGAGTATGGCCGTATTAGACGGATTGCAAGAAGCTATTCGTATTGCTGAACAAGATTTCGCGGGATTAGTGCTTTGGCAACGTCAAGGCGAGCACTTTAGTGCGGGTGCCGATTTATCGGGTGCTGTGAGTGCAATGCAAGCAGGACGTTTTAATGATGTCGAGCAATTAGTCGCAAAATTCCAAGAGACTTCAATGATGCTGCGTTATTCGCGTATTCCCACCGTAGCTGCGGTACGTGGTTATGTGTTTGGCGGTGGTTGCGAATTAACAATGCATTGCGATCATGCGGTGGCGGCCTTTGAATCTTATATTGGCTTAGTCGAAGCCGGCGTGGGGTTATTACCCGCTGGTGGTGGTTGTAAAGAATTTGCTTTACGCGCGCATCACTTAGCGACGCGCTACGGCGATGAACCGTTTCATTACTTGCAGCATTATTTTAAAAATATTGCCATGGCAGAAGTCGCAGGTAGTGCTATCGAAGCGAAAACGAAATTTTATTTACGCGAACAAGATACCATTGTCATGAATAGCGATGAAATATTATTTGTCGCCATCCAACAAGCGCAAGCGTTAGCAGCCGCGGGTTATCGTCCGCCGTTACCCACGCGCATTCAAGTCGCTGGTAAAGCCGGTATTGCGACATTACACATGTTACTCGTTAATTATCGCGAAGGTGGATTTATTTCCGATCACGATTTCCATATTGGCTTAAATATCGCAAACGTAATGTGTGGTGGCGATATCGAAGCCAATTCCTTAGTCGATGAAGCCTGGTTATTACGACTCGAACGCGAATTATTTGTAGCCCTGGCCCAAACGGAAAAAACTCAAGCCCGTATTGCCCATATGTTGCAAACCGGTAAACCTTTACGTAATTAA
- a CDS encoding enoyl-CoA hydratase/isomerase family protein — protein MNTSYQHWQLQRDQHNIVWLTIDRQNSSANSLNNEVLDEFKLILDDIEKNLPAGLIIQSAKTTGFIVGADIEQFTHLNSVEEAVNLIQHGQRIFNQLAQLTCPTLALIDGFCLGGGFELALACRYRVACEEANTKIGLPEVMLGIHPGWGGTVRLPKLIGSAKALPVILSGRFYDARKAYKLGMIDACVPKRHLKNAALHFMLNKPPAHRPSKMAVLSNSWPLRYCVKQLQTHAGLNRFLLKLPKIGHQFRGNLINMIKPEHYPAPFAVVNNWYQYGVNAKNADEIEAQSIGKLLLHPTAKNLVRLFFLTERLKSQAKLKGYQAKRVHVIGAGVMGGDIAAYCALKGMQVTLQDREPKLIGPAVKRAHQLFKKKLKDPRLIQEAMDRFMPDPQGLCIKQADVIIEAIFENLAAKQELFKQLEKMAKPDAILATNTSTILLDDINSVMNNPQRLVGIHFFNPVSKLKLVEVIHGSKTAEDVIKKAMAFVGKIGHYPVAVKSSPGFLVNRILMPYLMEAMTLIQEGVPLAAIDQAAEQFGMPMGPVELIDNVGLDIGLAAAQYLTTAFGGEIPELLKQKVQRGELGKKSGKGFYDYKNGHAIKPALPRDYQAPSDITDRLILRMINEAAACLREHVVADADLLDAAMIYGTGFAPFRGGPMHYSSSIGLESFRAKLQALEQIYGERFREDSAWDGVISIRE, from the coding sequence ATGAATACATCCTATCAACATTGGCAATTACAACGTGATCAACACAATATTGTTTGGTTAACCATCGATCGCCAAAATAGTTCCGCCAACTCATTAAATAATGAAGTCTTAGATGAATTTAAATTAATTCTAGACGACATCGAAAAAAATCTCCCAGCCGGATTAATCATTCAATCGGCTAAAACCACGGGTTTTATTGTGGGAGCCGATATCGAACAATTTACGCATTTAAACAGTGTCGAAGAAGCTGTAAATTTAATTCAACACGGTCAACGAATTTTTAATCAATTAGCCCAATTAACTTGTCCTACCTTAGCATTAATCGATGGTTTTTGTTTAGGTGGCGGTTTTGAATTAGCGTTGGCTTGTCGTTATCGCGTGGCGTGTGAAGAGGCAAATACCAAAATTGGTTTACCAGAAGTGATGCTGGGTATTCATCCCGGTTGGGGTGGCACCGTGCGTTTACCTAAATTAATTGGCAGCGCGAAAGCATTACCGGTGATTTTATCCGGTCGTTTTTATGATGCGCGCAAAGCCTATAAGTTGGGAATGATTGATGCTTGTGTGCCAAAACGTCATTTAAAAAATGCCGCTCTGCATTTTATGTTAAATAAACCGCCTGCACATCGCCCAAGTAAAATGGCTGTGCTTTCTAATAGCTGGCCGCTACGTTATTGTGTTAAACAATTACAAACCCATGCGGGATTAAATCGATTTTTACTCAAGCTCCCCAAAATCGGTCACCAGTTTCGCGGTAATTTAATTAATATGATTAAACCCGAACATTATCCTGCACCATTTGCGGTAGTGAATAATTGGTATCAATATGGAGTGAATGCTAAAAATGCCGATGAGATTGAAGCACAATCCATTGGTAAATTATTATTACATCCTACTGCAAAAAATTTAGTGCGCTTATTTTTCTTAACCGAACGCTTAAAATCGCAAGCAAAATTAAAAGGCTATCAAGCCAAACGCGTGCACGTGATTGGTGCTGGCGTGATGGGTGGAGATATCGCAGCTTATTGCGCGCTGAAAGGTATGCAAGTTACCCTGCAAGATCGCGAACCAAAATTAATTGGCCCTGCAGTCAAACGCGCCCATCAATTATTTAAAAAGAAATTAAAAGATCCACGGTTAATCCAAGAAGCCATGGATCGTTTCATGCCCGATCCGCAAGGCTTATGCATTAAACAAGCGGATGTGATTATCGAAGCCATTTTTGAAAATTTAGCAGCCAAACAAGAATTATTTAAACAATTAGAAAAAATGGCAAAACCCGATGCTATATTAGCCACAAATACCTCGACAATTTTATTAGATGACATTAATTCTGTGATGAATAATCCGCAACGTTTAGTAGGAATTCATTTTTTTAATCCCGTATCTAAATTAAAATTAGTCGAAGTGATCCACGGTTCAAAAACCGCAGAAGACGTCATTAAAAAAGCGATGGCCTTTGTGGGAAAAATTGGTCATTATCCCGTAGCCGTAAAAAGCAGCCCTGGCTTTTTAGTGAATCGCATTTTAATGCCGTATTTAATGGAAGCGATGACGTTAATTCAAGAAGGTGTACCGCTCGCTGCTATCGATCAAGCGGCTGAACAGTTTGGTATGCCGATGGGTCCCGTCGAATTAATCGATAATGTGGGCTTAGACATTGGTTTAGCCGCCGCACAATATTTAACGACAGCCTTCGGTGGCGAAATCCCTGAGTTATTAAAACAAAAAGTTCAGCGCGGAGAATTAGGTAAAAAATCAGGTAAAGGTTTCTATGACTATAAAAATGGCCACGCCATAAAACCCGCATTGCCGCGCGATTATCAAGCCCCCAGCGATATTACCGATCGCTTAATCTTACGAATGATTAACGAAGCAGCCGCGTGTTTGCGTGAACACGTCGTAGCCGATGCTGATTTATTAGACGCGGCGATGATATACGGCACCGGTTTTGCTCCATTCCGCGGTGGCCCTATGCATTATTCCTCGAGCATTGGGCTAGAATCTTTTCGTGCGAAGTTACAGGCCTTAGAACAAATTTATGGAGAACGGTTTCGGGAGGATAGTGCGTGGGATGGTGTGATCTCGATCAGAGAATAA
- a CDS encoding acetyl-CoA C-acetyltransferase, with product MSKHQSRVVYIVDGARTPFLKARNAPGVLSAADLAVHCARQLLARQPFLPADIQEVITGCMVPSQDEANIARIIALRLGCGNKVPAFTVQRNCASGLQALDNAYQDIQLGRHELILAGGVDAMSRAPLIYQQKMVQWFLNMSAAKNFRQRVGQLLKIHPGALFSPIIALIRGLTDPVVGMNMGQTAEELAFQFNITRQEMDEFAAQSHQRVLNAQKNHFFNEIVPLYCQDGSVLEQDDGVRDDSTVEKLGKLKPYFDRKFGQVTAGNSSQITDGAAFLLLASEEAVEKYQLPVMAKIIDIEWAALSPKVMGLGPVYAATALLKRQSLTKDDIDFWEINEAFAAQVLACLKAWEDPQFCQQELGLENPLGSIDRQKLNVDGGAIALGHPVGASGARIVLHLANVLKQRQGKLGLASICIGGGQGGAMLIEAV from the coding sequence ATGTCTAAACACCAAAGTCGCGTAGTCTATATTGTCGATGGCGCACGCACGCCATTTTTAAAAGCGCGCAATGCTCCAGGTGTGCTGAGTGCAGCAGATTTAGCCGTTCATTGCGCTCGCCAATTATTAGCACGCCAACCTTTTTTACCGGCGGATATTCAGGAAGTCATTACTGGCTGTATGGTGCCGAGCCAAGATGAAGCGAATATCGCTCGCATTATTGCTTTGCGTTTAGGGTGTGGAAATAAAGTTCCTGCATTCACCGTGCAACGCAATTGCGCCTCCGGTTTGCAAGCCTTAGATAATGCCTATCAAGATATTCAGCTGGGGCGACACGAATTAATTTTAGCCGGCGGTGTCGATGCCATGAGCCGTGCGCCGTTAATTTATCAACAAAAAATGGTGCAATGGTTTTTAAACATGAGCGCGGCGAAAAACTTTCGTCAACGTGTTGGGCAGTTGTTAAAAATTCATCCTGGTGCTTTATTCTCACCCATTATTGCGCTGATTCGTGGCTTGACCGATCCGGTGGTTGGCATGAATATGGGGCAAACGGCTGAAGAACTGGCTTTTCAATTTAATATTACACGCCAAGAAATGGATGAATTTGCTGCGCAATCTCATCAACGCGTATTGAATGCGCAAAAAAATCATTTCTTTAACGAAATAGTTCCACTCTATTGTCAGGATGGTTCCGTGTTAGAGCAAGATGATGGTGTGCGTGATGATAGTACAGTGGAAAAACTCGGAAAATTAAAACCGTATTTTGATCGCAAATTTGGGCAAGTCACCGCGGGTAATAGTTCACAAATTACCGATGGTGCTGCATTCTTACTGTTAGCTAGTGAAGAAGCCGTCGAAAAATATCAATTGCCGGTGATGGCAAAAATAATTGATATCGAATGGGCAGCATTGTCACCCAAAGTCATGGGATTAGGGCCGGTATATGCGGCAACTGCATTACTCAAACGTCAAAGTTTAACGAAAGACGATATCGATTTTTGGGAAATCAATGAAGCCTTTGCAGCGCAAGTTTTAGCGTGCTTAAAAGCGTGGGAAGATCCCCAATTTTGCCAGCAAGAATTAGGATTAGAAAATCCTTTAGGTAGTATTGATCGTCAAAAATTAAATGTCGATGGTGGAGCCATTGCTCTTGGGCATCCGGTGGGGGCAAGTGGAGCACGAATCGTATTGCATTTAGCCAACGTGCTTAAACAACGCCAAGGCAAATTAGGCTTAGCCAGTATTTGCATTGGTGGTGGTCAAGGCGGTGCCATGCTCATTGAAGCTGTTTAA
- a CDS encoding acyl-CoA dehydrogenase has protein sequence MLVLLEFLTLLGIVWGLAAYQVSRLVWTPVVGLTLLAFSVFSHLSWPVLTLCWLLYLIPVIIFNVSFIRYELISLPVLKFFRKALPPMSETEREALDAGDVWLEGDLFCGRPNWQRLFNTQYTVLTAEEQAFINHQVPALCNMLNDWEVVHQEHDIPERAWNYLKKEKFFGLVIPKQYGGLGFSALAHAAVVTRLSTHCISAAVTAMVPNSLGPGELLVKYGTDEQKNYYLPRLAAGEEIPCFGLTGPDSGSDAANMNDLGVVCRGKFEGKEMLGIRLNFEKRYITLAPVATVIGVAFRLTDPDHLLGEKTEIGITLALLPGDYPGIQHGERHWPLGMSFMNGPVRGKDIFVPFDWIIGGKEKMGQGWRMLMECLSIGRSISLPAIGVACGQLAFRTTGAYARVRKQFRMSIGNFDGVQEAMGRIGGLTYINNAAQKLTCTAVDQHVKPAVVSAIAKLHLTNNARQIINDAMDVHAGRGVQIGPNNYLAHGYFALPISITVEGANILTRNLIIFGQGAVRCHPFVRDEMAAASIENKTEALEKFDRLLLSHIGFTISNVARSLWYGISGGRFIASPVKGKTAKYHQQLTRMSCALAMMADFSMMFLGGALKRKERLSARLGDVLSYLYLGSAVLKYHESQGHAQEDLPFIHWAMSYCLFNIQEAFANFLDNFPIKNVRWLFRRFIFFWGRSYEPPRDSLDRKISQIMMEPSALRDRITESCYLSSEPTNPVRLMEEALQKMVACDPIQKKIYNAQRNGVLARDAHFEEIVQAALKASVIDANEAKLLREFESIREQVIAVDEFPADYFKRNLESCLNTKVA, from the coding sequence ATGCTAGTATTACTCGAGTTTTTAACATTATTGGGCATTGTTTGGGGATTAGCCGCCTATCAAGTGTCTAGACTCGTGTGGACGCCGGTGGTGGGGTTAACTCTGTTGGCGTTTTCCGTGTTCAGTCATTTAAGTTGGCCGGTATTAACCCTGTGTTGGTTGCTCTATTTAATTCCTGTCATCATTTTTAATGTGAGCTTTATCCGCTATGAATTAATCAGCTTACCAGTATTAAAATTTTTCCGTAAAGCCTTACCTCCTATGAGCGAAACAGAACGCGAAGCGCTAGATGCGGGCGATGTTTGGTTGGAAGGCGATTTATTTTGTGGTCGCCCCAATTGGCAACGTCTGTTTAACACTCAATACACGGTGTTAACCGCCGAAGAGCAAGCCTTTATCAATCATCAAGTTCCTGCACTCTGTAACATGTTAAACGACTGGGAAGTGGTGCACCAAGAGCACGATATTCCTGAGCGCGCATGGAACTACCTGAAAAAAGAAAAATTCTTCGGCTTGGTGATCCCAAAACAGTACGGTGGATTGGGTTTTTCGGCTTTAGCTCATGCGGCGGTCGTCACGCGACTTTCTACGCATTGTATTTCAGCTGCTGTCACCGCCATGGTGCCAAACTCCTTAGGCCCAGGTGAATTATTAGTAAAATACGGTACCGATGAACAAAAAAATTATTATCTTCCTCGTCTTGCTGCGGGTGAAGAAATTCCCTGCTTTGGATTAACTGGACCCGATTCGGGTAGTGATGCGGCGAACATGAATGATCTGGGCGTTGTGTGTCGTGGAAAATTCGAAGGCAAAGAAATGCTGGGTATTCGCTTAAATTTCGAAAAACGTTACATCACCCTCGCACCAGTGGCGACAGTCATCGGTGTTGCGTTTCGTTTAACCGATCCCGATCATCTACTCGGTGAAAAAACAGAAATTGGTATTACGCTTGCACTTTTACCAGGAGATTACCCAGGTATTCAGCACGGCGAGCGTCATTGGCCATTAGGCATGTCGTTTATGAATGGCCCTGTGCGTGGCAAAGATATCTTTGTTCCTTTTGATTGGATTATTGGTGGTAAAGAAAAAATGGGGCAGGGGTGGCGCATGTTGATGGAATGTTTATCCATCGGTCGTTCCATTTCTTTGCCGGCGATTGGTGTCGCCTGTGGGCAATTAGCCTTTCGTACAACGGGTGCCTACGCGCGCGTTCGTAAACAATTTCGCATGTCGATTGGAAATTTCGATGGCGTGCAAGAAGCCATGGGACGCATTGGTGGTTTAACCTATATTAATAATGCCGCACAAAAACTAACTTGCACCGCAGTCGATCAACACGTGAAACCCGCTGTTGTTTCAGCGATTGCTAAATTGCACTTAACCAATAATGCGCGTCAAATCATTAACGATGCTATGGATGTTCATGCCGGACGCGGCGTGCAAATTGGTCCCAACAATTACCTTGCACACGGTTATTTTGCGTTACCTATCAGCATCACCGTTGAAGGTGCAAACATTTTAACGCGTAATTTAATTATTTTTGGCCAAGGCGCTGTGCGTTGTCATCCCTTCGTGCGCGATGAAATGGCGGCAGCAAGCATCGAAAATAAAACCGAAGCGTTAGAAAAATTCGATCGCTTATTATTATCTCATATTGGGTTTACCATCAGTAATGTTGCGCGCAGCTTGTGGTATGGTATTAGTGGCGGACGTTTTATTGCTTCTCCGGTAAAAGGAAAAACTGCAAAATATCATCAACAACTCACTCGTATGAGTTGCGCTTTAGCCATGATGGCCGATTTTTCAATGATGTTTTTAGGCGGGGCATTAAAACGGAAAGAACGTTTATCCGCGCGCTTAGGTGACGTATTAAGTTATCTTTATTTAGGCAGTGCGGTATTAAAATATCACGAAAGCCAAGGTCACGCGCAAGAAGATTTACCCTTTATTCATTGGGCAATGTCGTATTGCTTATTCAATATTCAAGAAGCGTTTGCGAATTTTCTTGATAATTTTCCCATTAAAAATGTTCGTTGGTTATTTCGCCGGTTTATTTTCTTCTGGGGCAGAAGCTATGAGCCACCACGTGATTCACTCGATCGCAAAATTTCACAAATCATGATGGAACCTTCCGCCTTGCGCGATAGAATCACGGAAAGCTGTTATTTAAGCTCCGAGCCCACTAATCCCGTGCGCTTAATGGAAGAAGCCTTGCAAAAAATGGTGGCCTGCGATCCCATTCAAAAGAAAATTTATAATGCGCAACGCAATGGCGTATTGGCTCGCGATGCTCATTTTGAAGAAATCGTGCAAGCCGCGTTAAAAGCCTCGGTGATCGATGCTAACGAAGCAAAATTATTGCGAGAGTTTGAAAGCATTCGTGAACAAGTGATTGCAGTGGATGAATTTCCAGCCGATTATTTCAAGAGGAATTTAGAATCATGTCTAAACACCAAAGTCGCGTAG